One stretch of Roseimicrobium sp. ORNL1 DNA includes these proteins:
- a CDS encoding Gfo/Idh/MocA family oxidoreductase encodes MTQTSRRRFLRQSAIAGGSFFISKGLTSCGKGGGSSANDVINVAVVGFRGRGAEHIKSFSEIKGVRVAALCDVNKAALAKQADAFKAQGQEVQTYQDIRKLLENKDIDAISIATPNHWHSLAGIWAMQAGKDVYVEKPVSHNVWEGRQLVNAARKYDRIAQTGSQIRSSSGIRDAVQWVKAGNLGKIKIARGLCYKRRKTIGKAKGPLPAPEGVDLDLWFGPAQVAPIHRKKLDYDWHWQWAYGNGDLGNQGVHQMDIARWFLGENEIAPRVWSVGGRLGYEDDGETPNTQIIYQAYAAAPLIFEVRGLPKTREIEVPKGAEKDKEKEKEKIKDGADMDDFMGGQIGVVIHCEGGHVLVPNYDSAIAYDKDGKELKKWDGATSHFENFIKAVRSRKREDLTAEVQEGHISAALCHTANISHQLGAKKSVDEIKQAISADAGASETLDRVLAHLQANGVDLNATPLTLGPVLNFDPKTEKAVGNDAAAKLLTREYRAPFVVPEITV; translated from the coding sequence GGACGCGGTGCGGAACACATCAAGTCTTTCTCTGAGATCAAAGGCGTGCGCGTGGCGGCGCTGTGCGATGTGAACAAGGCTGCGCTGGCCAAGCAGGCGGATGCCTTCAAGGCGCAGGGCCAGGAGGTGCAAACGTATCAGGACATCCGGAAGCTCCTTGAGAACAAGGACATCGATGCCATCAGCATTGCCACGCCGAATCACTGGCACTCGCTGGCCGGTATCTGGGCCATGCAGGCGGGCAAGGATGTGTACGTGGAGAAGCCCGTCTCGCACAATGTCTGGGAAGGCCGACAGCTCGTGAACGCCGCGCGCAAGTATGATCGCATCGCGCAAACCGGTTCCCAGATCCGCAGCAGCAGTGGCATTCGCGATGCAGTGCAGTGGGTGAAGGCGGGGAACCTGGGCAAGATCAAGATCGCGCGCGGCCTGTGTTACAAGCGGCGCAAGACCATTGGCAAGGCCAAGGGACCACTGCCGGCGCCGGAGGGAGTGGATCTTGATTTGTGGTTCGGCCCGGCGCAGGTGGCGCCCATCCATCGCAAGAAGCTGGACTACGACTGGCACTGGCAGTGGGCGTATGGCAATGGCGACCTGGGCAACCAGGGTGTGCATCAGATGGATATTGCCCGGTGGTTCCTCGGAGAAAACGAAATCGCGCCTCGCGTGTGGAGTGTGGGTGGTCGCCTGGGATACGAAGACGATGGTGAGACACCGAATACCCAGATCATCTACCAGGCCTATGCCGCGGCTCCGCTGATCTTTGAAGTGCGCGGACTTCCGAAGACCAGGGAGATCGAAGTTCCGAAGGGTGCCGAGAAGGACAAAGAAAAGGAAAAAGAGAAGATCAAAGACGGCGCGGACATGGACGATTTCATGGGTGGCCAGATCGGCGTGGTGATCCACTGCGAGGGCGGCCACGTGCTGGTACCGAACTACGACAGCGCCATCGCCTATGACAAGGATGGCAAGGAACTGAAGAAGTGGGACGGTGCGACCAGCCACTTTGAGAACTTCATCAAGGCGGTGCGTAGCCGGAAGCGCGAGGATCTGACTGCCGAGGTGCAGGAGGGCCACATCAGCGCGGCATTGTGCCATACCGCGAACATCTCCCACCAGCTCGGTGCGAAGAAGAGCGTGGATGAAATCAAGCAGGCCATCAGCGCTGATGCTGGCGCCAGTGAGACCCTCGATCGAGTGCTGGCACATCTGCAGGCGAATGGCGTCGACTTGAATGCCACGCCGCTCACCCTCGGTCCCGTGTTGAATTTTGATCCGAAGACGGAGAAGGCAGTGGGCAATGATGCAGCGGCGAAGCTGCTCACGCGTGAATACCGTGCGCCGTTTGTGGTGCCGGAGATCACGGTGTAG